In Chryseobacterium gleum, a single genomic region encodes these proteins:
- a CDS encoding AraC family transcriptional regulator — translation MKHVNPSFEAVRPTIGSSFTSLKFLTNENIKSHVWHYHPEVELIFVCKGSGKRQIGSSITYFSEGDLVLIGSNLPHCGLTNESTHNEYEMVIQFKPDFLGEPIWDIPEMQRISALLEKSKAGIVFGEEVKKRIGKEITEMHETSSLDKLCRFLKILDELSVTQDYRILNAGKYYLQTQVEDNERINLIFNYVKDHFKEAITLEEVADLANMKVPSFCRYFKKITNKTFTQFVNEYRITHALKLLAEQPLSITEVCFESGFNNFSYFNRTFKEYIQKSPSQYRKEFNYFME, via the coding sequence ATGAAACATGTAAATCCTTCTTTTGAGGCCGTAAGACCTACTATAGGAAGCAGTTTTACCAGTCTTAAATTTCTGACTAATGAGAATATAAAATCTCATGTCTGGCATTACCATCCCGAGGTTGAGCTTATTTTTGTATGCAAAGGCTCCGGGAAGAGACAGATCGGAAGCAGTATCACTTATTTTTCAGAAGGAGATCTTGTATTGATAGGAAGCAATCTTCCGCATTGCGGGCTGACCAATGAAAGTACGCATAATGAGTACGAAATGGTAATCCAGTTTAAGCCTGATTTTTTAGGAGAACCTATCTGGGATATACCGGAGATGCAAAGGATTTCAGCTTTGCTGGAAAAGTCAAAGGCAGGAATCGTATTCGGGGAAGAGGTGAAGAAAAGAATCGGGAAAGAGATTACGGAGATGCATGAAACTTCCTCACTGGACAAGCTGTGCAGATTTCTGAAAATATTGGATGAACTGTCTGTGACTCAGGATTACAGGATTTTAAATGCAGGAAAATATTACCTTCAGACACAGGTTGAAGACAATGAAAGGATCAATCTTATATTCAATTATGTTAAAGATCACTTCAAAGAAGCCATAACCCTTGAAGAAGTGGCTGATCTTGCCAATATGAAAGTACCGTCTTTCTGCCGTTACTTTAAAAAAATCACCAATAAAACCTTTACGCAGTTTGTTAATGAATACAGAATTACCCATGCCCTCAAACTTTTGGCAGAACAGCCTTTAAGCATCACGGAAGTCTGCTTTGAATCGGGATTTAATAACTTCAGCTATTTTAACAGGACTTTTAAAGAATATATCCAAAAAAGCCCCTCACAATACCGTAAAGAATTTAATTATTTCATGGAGTAG